The stretch of DNA TCTGGCCCCTCATATTCTGGCGCGGCTGGCAGGAATCGAACCCACGACCCCTTGGTTCGTAGCCAAGTACTCTATCCAGCTGAGCTACAGCCGCCCGAGGCACGCATTATAGCAGCGCCTCTTCGTTTCCGGAAGCCTCAATTTTTTTCCGTAGGCAAACTCCGCTCTGGTAGATTAGCCGGGTTGGAACCTGATGAGACACCTATGTTTGCCTGGAAGCCGGGGCCGCGCCTCGTGCTGGTCGCTGTATGCATGCTGTGCCTGTGGGCGGGCGGCGCCCTCGGCGCGGCCCGCAGCCTGCGCTTCGAACGCCTGTCGATCGAGCAGGGCCTGTCGCAGCAATCGGTGCTGACCGTCCTGCAGGACCGGCGCGGCTTCATGTGGTTCGGTACCCAGGCCGGCCTGAACCGCTTCGACGGCTACCGCTTCACGGTCTACCGCAACGACCCGAACGACCCCGCCAGCATTCCCGACAATTATGTGCTTGCCTCCTACGAGGACGAGCAGGGCAGGCTGTGGTTCGGCACCAAGGGCGGCCTGGCCCGCTTCGACCAGGCCACGGGCAGATTCATCCGCTTCGCGGCGCCCGAACCGGGCACGGCCTACGTCGGCAACCGGGCGGTGCTGGCGATCCAGCCGGCGCCGGGCGGCGGACTGTGGCTCGCCACCGGCGACGGCCTGCAGTATCTCGACCCCGCCAGCGGGCGCCTGCGCGCCTACCGCCACGACCCGGCCGATCCGCGCACCCTGCGCGACAACCGGGTGAATGCGCTGGCGCTGGACGGCCGCGGCCACCTGTGGATCGGCACCGCGGCAGGCCTGGACCGCCTGGTTCCGGGCGCCGACCGCTTCAAACACCATGATCTCGACCCCGACGACCTGCAGCGCAATGCCGTGCTGGCCCTGTCGATGGGGCCGCGCGATACGCTCTGGGTCGGCACCGCGGCCGGACTGGAGGCCTGGCGCCTGGGCGATGGCGCGGCCTTCGCGCAGCCACAGCGGCGCCGCATCGGCAGCCAGCAAGGCATGGAAGAGACGCGCATCAACGCGCTGTACCACGACCGCGGCAACACCTTGTGGGTCGGCACCGAACTGGAAGGGCTGAAGTGGCTGGATCCGGCGAGCGGGCGCTTCCTCAGCTACCGCAACGACCCGGCCGATCCGCACACGCTGTCCGACAACCAGGTCACCTCGATGCTGGTCGACCGCACCGGCACCCTGTGGGCGGGCACCCAGTTCGGCGGCGTCAGCCGCACCGACCTGGCCAGCGGCGGCTTCGGGCGCTATGGCGGCAACGAGGGACTGGGACGGGCCAAGGTGCGCGCCATCGCCGAGGCGCCGGACGGCGCGGTGTGGATCGGCACGACCGGCGACGGCCTGATGCGCATGACACGGCCGGGCGGGCGGATCGAGCGCATCGGCCAGGGCGAGCTGCCGGGCGAGGTCGTCAGTGCGCTGGCGCATGCGCGCGGACGCACCTGGATCGGCACCCCGACCGGCCTGGCCTGGCGCGATGCGGCCGGACGCTTCGGCCAGATCGGACTGGGCGCCAGTCCGGGCGCCAACTATGTCCAGGCGCTCCATGCCGGCCGCAGCGGCGCGCTGTGGATCGTCACGCGTGGCGGCCTGGCCGCGCTGCTGCCGGGCCAGGAAACGGTCCGCACATGGCGCCACAACCCCGACGACCCCGCCAGCCTGGGCGAGAACTACGGCTTCACGGCGCTGGAAGACCGCCGCGGGATCGTCTGGAGCGGCACCGAGACCGGGCTGGAACGCTACGACCCGGCGACCGGGCGCTTCACCCACTACCGCCCCGATCCGCGCAACCCGAACGGGCTGCGCCACGGACGCATCTATCACCTGATGGAGTCGGCGCGCGGCGAACTGTGGGTCGGCACCGCCGGCGGCCTGCACCGGATGGAAGCGGGCAAGGACGGGCCGCGCTTCCGTTTCTACCCGTTCAACAAGGGTCCGGAGGCGCTGCCGATCGGCGCCATGATCGAGGACGACCACGGTTTCGTCTGGGCCAGCACGACGGCCGGCATCACGCGCGTCGATCCCGCCACCGGCGCCACCAAGAACTACACGGCGAAGGACGGCCTGGTGGATGGCTCCTATTTCGTCGGCGCGGCCATGCGCGGACGCGACGGCCAGTTCTGGTTCGGCGGCACCACCGGCCTGACTTCCTTCCTGCCGGACGCGGTGCGCGACAACCCGTATGCCCCGGAAGTCGTGATCACCGACTTCCTGGTGCTGAACCGCTCGCGCGCCACGCCCAACTTCCACGCACAGTCGGCCCTCGCGCTGTCGCACCGCGACACCGTGTTCACGCTCGAATTCGCGGCGCTGCATTACGCCGACCCGGACGGCAACCGCTACGCCTACCAGCTCGAAGGCTTCGACCAGGACTGGGTCGACACCGACGCGCGGCGCCGCTACGCGACGTATACCAACCTCGACCCGGGAACCTATGTGTTCCGGGTCCGTGCCAGCAACAAGGACGGGCTCTGGAGCGCGCAGCCCGCCACGCTGACGATCACGATCACGCCGCCGTTCTGGAAAACCCCCTGGTTCCGTACGCTCGCCGTGCTGGCCCTGCTGGCGCTGTTCACCGCCGGCTACCGCCTGCGCGTGCGCGGCCTGGTGGCGCAGAAGCTGCTGCTGGAACACGAGGTGGGCGTGCGCACCGTCGAGCTGCGGCGCCAGAAGGAATCGGCCGAACTGCGCAAGCAGGAGGTCGAGCAGCAGAAGGAAGTGGTGGAGCAGGCGCACCGCAACATCGCGCTGCTGTCCGACATCGGGCGCGCGGTGACGGCCAACCTCGAGCTGGAAGCGATCATGCGCACGCTCTACGAGCAGGTGCATGCGCTGATGGACGCGAGCCTGTTCGCGGTGGTGCTGCGCCGTCCCGAGCGCGGCACCCTCGAATATGCCTATGCGGTGGTGGGCGGCGAGCGGCGCGAGGCCTTCGAACTGCCGGAAGACCCGGACCGCATCCTCGCCGCCTGGGCCATCGTGCGCGGGCGCGAGGTGCTGGCCGGCGCGCTTCCCCACGAGCTGCCGGACTACCTGCCGGCCTTGCCGCCCGAACGGGCCGTCGAGATTGCCTTGCCCTGCGCCCGGCGCGCCGGCATGGCGCCGCGCTCGCTGCTCCTGGTGCCGGTGCTGGTGGGCGAGCGCGTGCTGGGCGCGCTCACGGTGCAGAGCCCGGCCGCGCGCGCCTATGGCCAGGTGCACCTCGACATGCTCGAGACGCTGGCCGCCTACGTCGGGGTGGCGATCGACAATGCCAGCGCCTACCGCCAGCTCCAGGACACCCAGGCGCAGCTGGCCGCGCGCGAGAAGCTGGCCTCGCTCGGCTCGCTGGTCGCGGGCGTCGCCCACGAACTGAACACGCCGATCGGCAACAGCCTGCTGATGGCCAGCACGCTGCAGGAGAAAACCGGCGACATCGCGGCGCGCTTCGACGCGGCCAGCCTGCGCCGCTCCGACCTGGCCGACTACATGGCGGCCTCGCGCGAGGCTTCCAGCCTGATGGTGCGCAGCCTGCAGAACGCGGCGGAGCTGGTGAACAGCTTCCGGCAAGTGTCGGTGGACCAGGCCAGCGCCCAGCGGCGCCGCTTCGACCTGGCCCAGGCCTGCCAGGAGATCGTGGCGACCCTGATGAACACCGTGCGCCTGGCCGGGCACCGGCTTGAGCTTAGCGTGGCGCCGGGCATCGTGATGGACAGCTTCCCCGGCCCGCTCGGCCAGGTCGTGATCAACTTCGTCAACAACGCCTTGCTGCACGCCTTCGAGGGGCCGGGCGGGCGCATGGCGCTGGAGGCGGCCCTGCACGAGGGCGGGGTGCGCATCGTGTTCCGGGACGACGGGCGCGGCATCGCGCAGGGCGACCTGGCGCGCATCTTCGACCCCTTCTTCACCACGCGCATGGGACAGGGCGGCACCGGCCTGGGGCTGCACATCAGCTGGAACATCGTCACCACGCTGCTGGGCGGTTCGGTGCGGGTCGACAGCGCGCCGGGACAGGGCGCCGCCTTCATCCTCGACCTGCCGCTGCGCGCGCCGGACCCGCAGGCGGCCCAGGCGGCGCCTGAAGGCGTGACCGGGCCTTAGACCACGTTCGTCGGCCGGCCGGCGGCCCAGGCTTCGATGTTATCGACCAGCATGTCGGCCAGCGTCTGCATCGCCCCGCCGCTGGCCCAGGCCACGTGCGGGGTCAGGATGAAGTTCGGCAGGCGCAGGCGCAGCAAGGGGTTGTCGGGGGAGGGCGGCTCCTGGCTCAGCACGTCGAAGCCGGCGCCGCCGATACGGCCGTCCCGCAGGGCCGCGGCCAGCGCCGCCTCGTCCACCAGGCCGCCGCGCGCGGTGTTGATCAGGAGCGCATGCGGCTGCATGAGGCCAAGCTCGCGCGCGCCGATCAGGTGGCGCGTCGCGTCGGTCAGGGGCAGGTGCAGGCTGACGACGTCGGAACTGGCCAGCAGCTCGTCGAGCGGCAGTTCGGTCACGCCCGGCTCGGCCACCTTCGAGCGCGAGGTGGCCGCGATCTCCATGCCGAAGGCGCGCCCGAGCTGCGCCACCTTTTTCCCCAGTGCGCCGTAGCCGACGATGCCGAGGCGGCTGCCGGCCAGGTCGCCGATCGGGTGGTCCAGCAGGCAGAAGCGGGGCGATCGTTCCCAGCGCCCGGCCTCGACGTCGGCGACGTAGGCGCGCAGATTGCGGCGCAGCGCCAGCAGCAGGGTGAAGCAGTGCTCGGGCACCGACACCAGCGAGTAGTTGCGGATGTTAGACACCACGATGCCGCGCGCGCGGCAAGCCGCGAGGTCGACGTTGTCGGTCCCGGTGGCGGCGATGGCCACCATCCTCAGGTCCGGCAGCTGCTCGATGGCGGCGGCGCGCAGCGGCACCTTGTTGGTGATGGCCACGGTCGCGCCGGCCAGGCGTTGCACGACCTGGTCTTGCGCCGTGCCGGCGTGGTCCTGCCAGTCATGGTCGAAAGCGGGGGCGCGGACCCGGGCCTGCAGGCTGTCGCGGTCGAGGAAGACGATTCTGGGCATGGCGTGCTCGCGGGTGGGCAAAGCCCCATTGTAGACGCCATCGACACCTTCGCTGCGAATACGACAAAGGACAGGCGAACCTGTCCTTTGGATATGGTGGGGCCCGAGCGGCTTGCTTGTTATGTGCTGCTGGGCCTTCAACGGCTGCGCGGGCCAGCCGGTTGACCCGCTTACATTTGCTTACAAACGGGCACGGTTAGCTGGCGTACAGTCGCGCCAGCCAGGCGCGGCCTACACTGGCCGCACGACCCTAGCCGGGAGGTGCCCCATGCCAGACGCGCTCAAACTCTACAAGGCCAAGCGTAATTTCGACATCACGTCCGAGCCCCTTGACGGCGGCGCCCCCAGTACCGAGGCGCTGACCTTCGTCATCCAGAAACACTGGGCCTCGCGCCTGCATTACGATTTCCGGCTGGAACTCGACGGAACCATGAAGAGCTGGGCCGTCCCGAAAGGACCGAGCTACGACACCCACGACAAGCGCATGGCCGTGCATGTCGAGGACCACCCGAT from Massilia varians encodes:
- a CDS encoding two-component regulator propeller domain-containing protein codes for the protein MFAWKPGPRLVLVAVCMLCLWAGGALGAARSLRFERLSIEQGLSQQSVLTVLQDRRGFMWFGTQAGLNRFDGYRFTVYRNDPNDPASIPDNYVLASYEDEQGRLWFGTKGGLARFDQATGRFIRFAAPEPGTAYVGNRAVLAIQPAPGGGLWLATGDGLQYLDPASGRLRAYRHDPADPRTLRDNRVNALALDGRGHLWIGTAAGLDRLVPGADRFKHHDLDPDDLQRNAVLALSMGPRDTLWVGTAAGLEAWRLGDGAAFAQPQRRRIGSQQGMEETRINALYHDRGNTLWVGTELEGLKWLDPASGRFLSYRNDPADPHTLSDNQVTSMLVDRTGTLWAGTQFGGVSRTDLASGGFGRYGGNEGLGRAKVRAIAEAPDGAVWIGTTGDGLMRMTRPGGRIERIGQGELPGEVVSALAHARGRTWIGTPTGLAWRDAAGRFGQIGLGASPGANYVQALHAGRSGALWIVTRGGLAALLPGQETVRTWRHNPDDPASLGENYGFTALEDRRGIVWSGTETGLERYDPATGRFTHYRPDPRNPNGLRHGRIYHLMESARGELWVGTAGGLHRMEAGKDGPRFRFYPFNKGPEALPIGAMIEDDHGFVWASTTAGITRVDPATGATKNYTAKDGLVDGSYFVGAAMRGRDGQFWFGGTTGLTSFLPDAVRDNPYAPEVVITDFLVLNRSRATPNFHAQSALALSHRDTVFTLEFAALHYADPDGNRYAYQLEGFDQDWVDTDARRRYATYTNLDPGTYVFRVRASNKDGLWSAQPATLTITITPPFWKTPWFRTLAVLALLALFTAGYRLRVRGLVAQKLLLEHEVGVRTVELRRQKESAELRKQEVEQQKEVVEQAHRNIALLSDIGRAVTANLELEAIMRTLYEQVHALMDASLFAVVLRRPERGTLEYAYAVVGGERREAFELPEDPDRILAAWAIVRGREVLAGALPHELPDYLPALPPERAVEIALPCARRAGMAPRSLLLVPVLVGERVLGALTVQSPAARAYGQVHLDMLETLAAYVGVAIDNASAYRQLQDTQAQLAAREKLASLGSLVAGVAHELNTPIGNSLLMASTLQEKTGDIAARFDAASLRRSDLADYMAASREASSLMVRSLQNAAELVNSFRQVSVDQASAQRRRFDLAQACQEIVATLMNTVRLAGHRLELSVAPGIVMDSFPGPLGQVVINFVNNALLHAFEGPGGRMALEAALHEGGVRIVFRDDGRGIAQGDLARIFDPFFTTRMGQGGTGLGLHISWNIVTTLLGGSVRVDSAPGQGAAFILDLPLRAPDPQAAQAAPEGVTGP
- a CDS encoding D-2-hydroxyacid dehydrogenase; the encoded protein is MPRIVFLDRDSLQARVRAPAFDHDWQDHAGTAQDQVVQRLAGATVAITNKVPLRAAAIEQLPDLRMVAIAATGTDNVDLAACRARGIVVSNIRNYSLVSVPEHCFTLLLALRRNLRAYVADVEAGRWERSPRFCLLDHPIGDLAGSRLGIVGYGALGKKVAQLGRAFGMEIAATSRSKVAEPGVTELPLDELLASSDVVSLHLPLTDATRHLIGARELGLMQPHALLINTARGGLVDEAALAAALRDGRIGGAGFDVLSQEPPSPDNPLLRLRLPNFILTPHVAWASGGAMQTLADMLVDNIEAWAAGRPTNVV